ATGATAACTCTGGCACTGTCAAAGAGAATCACGGCAAGCGCTTCATCGAAAGTGATTCTGAAGTATCTGATTGGAGTCAATCTCGTGCTTGGATTTGCGTTCATCGGGTTTTCGCTTAGCGGCAATTTGGAGATTGCACTCGCATTCTACTGGGCAGGCTTTGCCGCCAGGCGCAATGACTATCCTCTGTACGCCGCTCTTATCAATAAACAGATCAGCGAGTCGAGTGTCAGGGCGACGGTGATCTCTGTCGCAAGGCAGTTCGACTCGTTCGGTCAGATCGCAGGCGGACCGTTGATAGGGTTCATCGCACTTAAACTCTCCAGCGCAGTTGCTCTGAGCATCACGGGACTGCTTGTCTTTCCAATAGTGGTTCTATATCTTCTAATTCTATATAGAAAAGATCCTCAATAGCAAATTCGTCAGGCTTCAAACGGAAGATGCATAGGCCTTCTTTTCTCTTCAAGAAGAATTACCGGAGCGAAATCAAGGCGCCTTTATGCACAGGCGGAAGCCGAGGCTGCCTTCGGCAGGAGGCCTTCTCAGGTCAAACGTCAACAGTCCACCGTCCTCCGAATCGGAATGCGCGAAGATTGTTCAGGGACCCAATGCCCACTTCGTCTCGGGAAGAGCCGTGGTAGGGAGGAGCGGGTTGGTGGTCGGAAAGAACAAAAGATCAGTTGCTAGAACAAGAGTGCTGCTGGTGCTTACGCACTAGGAGGCAAAAAGCGACTCCTTCGGGCATTATTGGTTTTCCGTTCTCCGAAAAGACCGAGCGAGGATATGTTCTTGGTTAAGATCAAAAACCACGAACACGAGATTCTGAATGGAGTTAAGTATGACGGTATGTGGCGTCTTGTGAACGCACTTGATCATGTCGTGAGGGAGCGTACAAAGCTGCATTTGTCCCAGAACGCAAAGCAGCTGCAGGAGGTGGGCTATTGCAGTAGTATTCAGAGTAATCATCCTCTATTCACTGATGAAAACATCGTTTCCGAGTGAATCGATCGCGACATAGAGCGGAAAGTCTTTAACATGAACCTTGAATATTGCTTCAGTGCCGAGATCGTCGAAAGCAAGAGTTGTCATGTCGGAGATCCTCCCGGCCAGAGCGGCAGCGGCGCCGCTGGGAGCAAGGAAATAAACCCTTCCGTACTCTTTGCAGAGCGATACAGCCTGCTTACTTCTCTTTCCCTTGCCTACCGTTGCCAGAACACCTTTCATAAATAACATTTCAAGAAATGAGTCCATCCTGTTTGAAGTTGTAGGGCCGATAGCCCCGAAGGAGTCCTTTGTAGGTTTGGCCGGTCCGGCGTAAAAAATGATCGCCCCGTCAAGAGAGACAGGCAGCTTCTTGCCTTCTTCGAGCATCTCTTTCAGTCGTTTCTGCGCGGCGTCCCTCATGATGAGAAACTCGCCTGAATAAGAGAGTTCGTCGCCGACGCGCAGTTCTTCAATCCTCAAAGATCACCCTCCCCTTTCTGGCGATATAGCAGTC
This portion of the Mesotoga infera genome encodes:
- a CDS encoding TRZ/ATZ family protein; translation: MRIEELRVGDELSYSGEFLIMRDAAQKRLKEMLEEGKKLPVSLDGAIIFYAGPAKPTKDSFGAIGPTTSNRMDSFLEMLFMKGVLATVGKGKRSKQAVSLCKEYGRVYFLAPSGAAAALAGRISDMTTLAFDDLGTEAIFKVHVKDFPLYVAIDSLGNDVFISE